The following coding sequences are from one Argonema galeatum A003/A1 window:
- a CDS encoding peroxiredoxin — protein sequence MALSVGTDAPALTAKDTNGNTVSLSDFAGKTVVLYFYPKDDTPGCTKQACSFRDAYADYQGKDVIVLGVSKDDEVSHQQFTEKYNLPFPLLADTDGDIIKAYDVDGGGYAKRVTYVIDGTGKIVHVDSSVNTPTHASDIMAVIGA from the coding sequence ATGGCTTTATCGGTTGGAACAGATGCCCCAGCATTGACAGCTAAAGACACCAATGGTAATACCGTTTCTCTGTCTGACTTTGCTGGTAAAACCGTTGTTTTGTACTTTTACCCGAAAGACGACACTCCCGGCTGCACCAAACAAGCTTGTAGCTTTCGGGATGCCTATGCAGACTATCAAGGCAAAGATGTCATAGTTTTAGGCGTCAGCAAAGACGATGAAGTTTCTCACCAACAGTTCACCGAGAAGTACAATTTGCCTTTTCCGCTTTTAGCTGACACCGATGGTGACATCATCAAAGCTTACGATGTTGATGGCGGCGGCTATGCTAAGCGCGTCACTTATGTGATTGATGGCACAGGCAAAATCGTTCACGTTGACAGCAGCGTGAACACTCCTACCCACGCCAGTGATATTATGGCAGTCATTGGAGCCTAA
- a CDS encoding Npun_F0494 family protein — MTSANHLGARSLSYPRRTVERAERSLRVSPFLMPLFVAMRSRSVDIQEIAGIVAQKQQYTQRPLSDLAAENALNWLIQVGVLRREVDGQGITNSFRLTPLGHHIIEQWQNQGNVLPPATWRDRIYNALNRWFRLLF, encoded by the coding sequence ATGACTTCTGCTAATCATTTAGGCGCTAGATCGCTTTCTTATCCAAGAAGAACCGTAGAACGGGCAGAGCGATCGCTACGAGTATCACCCTTCCTGATGCCACTGTTTGTCGCAATGCGCTCTAGAAGTGTAGATATTCAAGAAATCGCTGGTATTGTAGCTCAAAAGCAACAATACACGCAACGTCCCCTGTCCGATCTGGCAGCTGAAAATGCCCTGAACTGGCTGATCCAAGTGGGTGTGCTGCGGCGGGAGGTAGACGGTCAAGGGATTACGAATAGTTTTCGCCTCACACCCCTGGGACACCACATTATCGAGCAATGGCAGAATCAAGGCAACGTTTTGCCACCAGCAACCTGGCGCGATCGCATTTATAATGCCTTAAATCGTTGGTTCCGACTTCTCTTTTAG
- the cobQ gene encoding cobyric acid synthase CobQ translates to MKAIMVVGTTSHAGKSLLTAAICRILVRRGWRVTPFKGQNMALNAYVTATGGEIGHAQAVQAWAAGIIPTVEMNPILLKPQNDMTSQIIIKGKAVGRASALEYYEQYFEVGWQAITESLEVLGTEFDLIVCEGAGSPAEINLKHRDLTNMRVARHLNAPTLLVVDIDRGGAFAHVVGTLQLLEPAERKLVKGVIINKFRGQRSLLQPGITWLEERTGIPVVGVIPWIDNDFPAEDSLDLFERRSSGANKDLTIAVIRLPRISNFTDFDPLEAESTVNLRYIHPKQDLGHPDAVIIPGSKTTIADLMILKQTGMAEAIQDYVAAGGTVMGICGGYQMLGKMVADPEGIEGSEGRCDGLGLLPVKTVITPQKTVRQRQVTSNYPQVGLPVLGYEIHQGRTRTVEGAQTQPLFDDPYLGMVDSAQSVWGTYLHGLFDNGPWRRAWLNLLRQQRGLSALPNGIPNYREQREASLDALATAVEAHLDLTPVLPN, encoded by the coding sequence ATGAAAGCCATTATGGTTGTGGGCACTACATCCCACGCTGGAAAATCGCTCTTAACAGCCGCCATCTGTCGCATTTTAGTACGGCGTGGCTGGCGAGTAACGCCTTTTAAAGGGCAAAACATGGCTCTAAATGCTTATGTTACTGCCACAGGCGGGGAAATCGGTCACGCTCAGGCAGTGCAAGCTTGGGCTGCTGGTATCATTCCCACCGTGGAAATGAACCCCATTTTACTCAAACCTCAAAACGATATGACTTCCCAGATAATTATTAAAGGTAAAGCAGTAGGCAGAGCAAGCGCTTTGGAGTACTACGAACAATATTTTGAAGTAGGCTGGCAAGCTATTACAGAATCGCTAGAAGTTTTAGGTACAGAATTCGATTTAATTGTTTGTGAGGGGGCTGGCAGTCCGGCGGAGATTAACCTCAAGCACCGCGACTTGACTAATATGCGAGTAGCTCGCCATCTTAATGCTCCCACTTTACTGGTTGTAGATATCGATCGCGGTGGTGCTTTCGCTCACGTTGTAGGTACTTTACAATTATTAGAACCGGCGGAACGGAAATTGGTCAAGGGCGTCATCATCAATAAGTTTCGCGGACAGCGAAGTTTGCTGCAACCCGGTATCACCTGGTTAGAAGAACGCACAGGCATCCCCGTCGTCGGCGTCATTCCCTGGATAGACAATGACTTCCCCGCCGAGGACTCCCTCGATTTATTTGAACGTCGTTCTAGCGGTGCCAACAAAGACCTGACGATCGCAGTCATCCGCCTGCCCAGGATTTCTAATTTTACCGATTTTGACCCCCTGGAAGCAGAATCTACCGTTAATCTGAGGTACATCCACCCCAAACAAGATCTAGGACATCCAGATGCAGTGATAATTCCCGGTTCCAAAACTACGATCGCTGACTTGATGATTCTCAAACAAACAGGTATGGCAGAAGCCATTCAAGACTATGTGGCGGCAGGCGGCACCGTCATGGGAATTTGCGGCGGTTACCAAATGCTGGGTAAAATGGTGGCAGATCCAGAAGGGATCGAGGGTTCGGAAGGTCGCTGCGACGGACTGGGACTTTTACCTGTAAAAACTGTAATTACGCCACAAAAAACCGTTCGTCAGCGGCAGGTCACATCTAACTATCCTCAAGTCGGTTTACCAGTACTAGGCTATGAAATTCATCAAGGGCGCACCCGCACGGTGGAGGGGGCGCAAACTCAACCTTTATTCGACGATCCCTATTTGGGCATGGTTGACTCCGCTCAATCCGTTTGGGGCACCTATCTGCACGGGCTTTTTGATAATGGCCCCTGGCGACGCGCTTGGTTGAATTTGCTGCGGCAACAACGGGGTCTTTCTGCTTTGCCCAACGGTATTCCCAATTACCGAGAACAGCGAGAAGCTTCTTTAGACGCTCTGGCAACTGCGGTTGAGGCTCACCTCGATTTAACGCCAGTTTTGCCTAATTAG
- a CDS encoding 2Fe-2S iron-sulfur cluster-binding protein, whose amino-acid sequence MTKIRFLPDDITVEAQVGEPLLEVADRAGVFIPTGCLMGSCHACDVELEDGHCICACIAAVPAGREYLTINLFVDPTW is encoded by the coding sequence ATGACCAAAATTCGATTTTTACCGGATGATATAACTGTTGAGGCTCAGGTGGGAGAACCGCTGCTGGAAGTGGCCGATCGCGCGGGTGTATTCATTCCCACTGGCTGCCTCATGGGTTCTTGTCACGCCTGCGACGTGGAACTTGAGGATGGTCACTGCATCTGTGCTTGTATCGCCGCAGTACCGGCTGGGCGCGAATACCTAACTATTAATCTTTTCGTCGATCCCACTTGGTAG
- a CDS encoding glycoside hydrolase 100 family protein translates to MITEEPLVKEAWQALENSIIYYQERPVGTIAARDPDVQALNYDQCFIRDFVSSAIVFLLKGRSEIVRNFLEETLKLQPKERQLNSSKPGRGLMPASFKVESINGKERLKADFGEHAIARVAPVDSCLWWMILLRAYVNCTKDTKLVYREDFQEGIRLIMELCLVARFDMYPTLLVPDGASMIDRRMGLYGHPLDIQSLFYAALRAGGELLFPNQDNQYLIKAIRSRLPALIEHIRENYWLDTHRLNVIYRYKVEEYGEEALNKFNIYSDSIPFHKLTEWLPEDGGYLAGNLGPSQIDCRFFSQGNLMAIVSSLTNKQQSLGILNLIETRWEDLVGDMPMKLCFPALEDLEWKILTGCDPKNRPWSYHNGGSWPVLIWMLAAAAQKMGRIDLAHRAINIAEKRLNTDQWPEYYDGKNGRLIGKEARRYQTWTIAGYLLAKELINNPNHLKLVCFGEYPEAM, encoded by the coding sequence ATGATCACAGAAGAGCCTCTTGTAAAAGAAGCATGGCAAGCACTTGAAAATTCGATTATCTACTATCAAGAACGTCCGGTTGGCACAATAGCTGCCCGCGATCCCGATGTCCAAGCACTCAATTACGACCAGTGCTTTATCCGCGATTTTGTCTCTAGTGCTATTGTTTTTCTGCTCAAAGGTAGGTCGGAAATTGTCCGTAATTTTCTTGAAGAAACCTTAAAGCTACAGCCAAAAGAAAGGCAGTTGAATTCTTCTAAACCTGGCCGAGGCTTGATGCCAGCAAGTTTCAAGGTAGAATCTATCAATGGGAAGGAACGTCTGAAAGCAGATTTTGGCGAACACGCGATCGCTAGAGTTGCACCCGTTGATTCCTGTCTCTGGTGGATGATACTATTGCGAGCTTATGTAAACTGTACAAAAGATACCAAGCTTGTCTATCGAGAAGATTTCCAAGAAGGTATCAGGCTAATTATGGAACTGTGCTTAGTAGCGCGGTTTGATATGTACCCCACCCTTTTGGTTCCAGATGGCGCGAGTATGATCGATCGCCGCATGGGGCTTTACGGGCATCCTTTGGACATTCAATCCTTATTTTATGCTGCTTTGCGGGCTGGTGGCGAACTTCTTTTCCCCAATCAAGATAATCAATATCTAATCAAAGCAATTCGTAGCCGCCTTCCTGCCTTGATCGAACATATTCGAGAAAATTATTGGCTAGATACTCACCGTTTGAATGTGATTTATCGCTACAAAGTAGAGGAGTATGGAGAAGAAGCTCTCAATAAATTCAATATATATTCAGATTCTATTCCCTTTCATAAACTGACAGAGTGGTTGCCAGAAGACGGAGGCTATTTAGCAGGTAATCTTGGCCCGTCTCAGATAGATTGCCGCTTTTTTTCACAGGGAAATTTAATGGCGATCGTTTCCTCTTTAACAAATAAACAGCAGTCGCTAGGAATCTTAAACTTGATTGAAACGCGATGGGAAGATCTGGTTGGAGATATGCCGATGAAACTTTGTTTTCCCGCTTTAGAAGACCTAGAATGGAAAATTCTGACTGGCTGCGATCCTAAAAATAGACCTTGGTCTTATCATAATGGTGGAAGTTGGCCTGTATTGATCTGGATGTTAGCCGCAGCCGCGCAGAAAATGGGTAGAATAGATCTGGCTCATCGTGCGATTAACATTGCTGAAAAACGTTTGAACACCGATCAATGGCCTGAATACTATGATGGTAAAAATGGCCGACTGATTGGCAAAGAAGCGAGGAGATATCAAACTTGGACGATCGCCGGTTACTTATTAGCGAAAGAGTTAATAAACAACCCAAATCATTTAAAATTAGTTTGTTTTGGGGAATACCCTGAAGCAATGTAG
- a CDS encoding SRPBCC family protein, with translation MSEWLEHSVQVEVAVPIELAWNLWSDLEQMPRWMKWIESVKILEDNPELSRWKLASGGLEFTWLSRILKMIPNQIIQWESVDGLPNRGAIRFYDRHGSSIVKLTVAYGIPGWLGKLMDNLFLGRIVESTIQADLERFKEYALKAYAQS, from the coding sequence ATGTCAGAGTGGCTAGAACATAGCGTACAAGTAGAAGTGGCGGTTCCTATCGAACTGGCTTGGAACCTTTGGTCCGATCTCGAACAAATGCCCCGCTGGATGAAGTGGATTGAATCCGTTAAAATTTTGGAAGACAATCCTGAGCTATCCCGTTGGAAACTAGCTAGTGGCGGTTTGGAATTCACCTGGCTTTCCCGCATCCTCAAAATGATACCCAACCAAATTATTCAGTGGGAATCCGTCGATGGTTTGCCAAATCGGGGCGCGATTCGCTTTTACGATCGCCACGGTAGCAGCATTGTTAAACTGACAGTAGCTTATGGTATTCCTGGTTGGCTTGGCAAATTGATGGATAATCTATTTTTGGGACGTATTGTTGAATCGACTATTCAAGCAGATTTAGAACGATTTAAAGAATACGCTCTCAAAGCTTACGCTCAATCTTAG
- the zds gene encoding 9,9'-di-cis-zeta-carotene desaturase: protein MRVAIVGAGLAGMATAVDLVDAGCEVEIFESRPFVGGKVGSWVDADGNHVEMGLHVFFGCYYQLFDLMKKVGAIENLRLKQHTHTFINRGGIKGELDFRFITGAPFNGLKAFFTTSQLSVQDKIQNAIALGTSPLVRGLVDFEGAMKNIRNLDKISFADWFRRHGGSDGSLKRMWNPIAYALGFIDCENISARCMLTIFQFFAAKTEASVLRMLEGSPYEYLHKPIIQYLEARGAKIHTRRRVREILFTGEEETRVTGLVIAKGETEETITADAYVCACDVPGIQRVLPSEWRKWTEFDNIYKLDTVPVATVQLRFDGWVTELDDSQAQKQLAHAVGIDNLLYTADADFSCFADMALTSPSDYYRSGQGSLLQLVLTPGDPFIKESNDAIAQHVLKQVRDLFPSSRNLNMTWYSVVKLAQSLYREAPGMDPYRPNQKTPIANFFLAGSYTQQDYIDSMEGATLSGRQAAKAILARKK, encoded by the coding sequence ATGCGAGTTGCGATCGTCGGGGCGGGATTGGCTGGAATGGCTACGGCTGTAGATCTGGTCGATGCTGGTTGCGAAGTAGAAATATTTGAGTCTCGTCCCTTTGTGGGGGGTAAAGTCGGTAGCTGGGTAGATGCCGATGGCAATCATGTTGAGATGGGATTGCACGTCTTTTTTGGTTGCTACTATCAGTTGTTCGATTTGATGAAGAAAGTGGGGGCGATCGAAAATCTGCGCCTCAAACAACATACCCACACCTTCATCAACCGGGGCGGCATAAAAGGTGAATTGGATTTTCGCTTCATTACTGGTGCGCCTTTCAACGGTTTGAAGGCATTTTTCACCACGTCGCAACTCTCGGTGCAAGATAAAATTCAGAATGCGATCGCACTCGGCACCAGTCCCCTAGTTCGCGGCTTGGTTGACTTTGAGGGCGCGATGAAAAATATCCGCAATCTCGATAAAATTAGCTTTGCCGACTGGTTCAGACGCCACGGCGGTTCGGATGGCAGCTTAAAGCGGATGTGGAATCCGATCGCCTACGCACTCGGTTTTATTGACTGCGAGAATATTTCCGCCCGCTGTATGCTCACCATTTTCCAGTTTTTTGCCGCCAAAACCGAAGCATCGGTACTGCGGATGCTGGAAGGTTCTCCTTACGAATATTTACACAAACCCATCATTCAATATCTGGAAGCGCGAGGGGCGAAAATACATACCCGCCGCCGCGTGCGAGAAATTCTCTTCACCGGGGAAGAAGAAACTCGCGTTACCGGCTTGGTAATTGCCAAAGGCGAAACCGAAGAAACTATCACCGCCGATGCCTATGTCTGCGCCTGCGATGTGCCGGGAATTCAGCGCGTTTTGCCGTCGGAGTGGCGCAAGTGGACGGAGTTCGATAATATCTATAAGTTAGATACCGTGCCTGTCGCGACGGTGCAGCTGCGGTTTGATGGCTGGGTAACGGAACTCGACGATTCCCAGGCGCAGAAACAGTTGGCTCATGCTGTGGGAATTGATAATCTGCTTTATACGGCTGATGCTGACTTTTCCTGCTTTGCTGACATGGCTTTGACTAGCCCATCCGATTATTATCGATCTGGACAAGGTTCCCTGTTGCAGCTGGTGCTGACTCCGGGAGATCCGTTTATAAAAGAGAGTAATGATGCGATCGCGCAGCACGTCCTCAAACAAGTTCGCGATCTCTTCCCCTCTTCGCGAAATCTGAACATGACCTGGTACAGTGTAGTCAAACTCGCCCAATCTCTCTACCGCGAAGCCCCTGGTATGGACCCCTATCGCCCAAATCAAAAAACCCCCATTGCCAATTTCTTCCTCGCAGGTAGTTACACTCAACAAGACTATATCGATAGTATGGAAGGAGCTACCCTTTCCGGGCGTCAAGCAGCCAAGGCAATTTTAGCTCGGAAAAAATAG
- a CDS encoding DUF6930 domain-containing protein has product MTTLNRSTRRRLTQLNQIPSVWEGDRRPLSPSDESDSEEKGECIVWVDGSQGVVRGIDMVRPESGPEAIVRTLLRAMEYPQGPAKPARPQKIVVCDREIQFFLRGVLQEMGITIDYVPTLPLIDELFREFQENATTQPPQLPPQYAERLMQAAYNFWDTAAWDFLEEHQIVAIELNRWDIGTLYASVMGMSGMEYGILLYRSLDSLKRFRASVLQEEESLDKLEDAFLAQDCLFVTFDLPGQAEEDEDINLADLPASEIEPNFGNIHPLEGLRSSLFEEEALVVLIALEALNRFLRANHRQLASEMFPNLNSRYRIPIPEDSDTTQMASVKVTTLPEVSKELFEMIELEDEEDEELLSTKAMPTLRDDLVPENSFLSIGMVSWETVEHLRTTLGHNELADKVVTGGDGLPVILIQTSRPKAKTMIEKIQAGGGVKGIFFNPGEDPFDDNSYDLGIIQTNNGEMYLFGEFMDDDPVHQEARKKWDRRCKKTKGYCGVLITRGLMGASRGNPQLQDMMALFEARSLSHQDLGLGTLQRMLQIDWE; this is encoded by the coding sequence ATGACAACTCTCAATCGTTCTACCCGTCGCCGCTTAACACAATTAAACCAAATTCCCAGCGTGTGGGAAGGCGATCGCCGTCCGCTATCACCAAGTGACGAATCGGATAGTGAAGAAAAAGGCGAATGTATCGTATGGGTAGATGGTTCCCAAGGAGTTGTTCGCGGCATCGATATGGTGAGACCGGAATCCGGCCCCGAAGCGATTGTACGCACCTTACTGCGAGCGATGGAATATCCTCAAGGGCCAGCCAAGCCAGCTCGACCCCAGAAAATAGTAGTGTGCGATCGCGAGATCCAGTTTTTTCTGCGCGGCGTACTCCAAGAAATGGGGATTACCATTGACTACGTACCGACACTGCCCCTGATTGACGAACTGTTTCGGGAATTCCAAGAAAATGCCACCACCCAACCGCCTCAATTACCGCCCCAGTACGCAGAGCGATTGATGCAGGCAGCATACAACTTTTGGGACACGGCGGCTTGGGACTTTCTCGAAGAGCATCAAATTGTCGCAATTGAACTGAATCGTTGGGACATCGGCACCCTCTATGCCTCTGTGATGGGGATGTCAGGGATGGAGTACGGAATTCTGCTCTATCGCTCTCTCGATTCCCTCAAGCGGTTTCGCGCCTCTGTTTTACAGGAAGAAGAATCTTTAGATAAGCTCGAAGACGCTTTCCTAGCCCAAGATTGCCTGTTTGTCACCTTTGATTTACCCGGTCAAGCAGAAGAAGATGAAGATATCAATTTAGCCGATCTGCCAGCCTCAGAAATCGAGCCTAATTTTGGCAACATCCACCCACTAGAAGGTTTGCGCTCTTCTTTGTTTGAAGAAGAAGCACTCGTCGTTTTAATCGCTCTGGAAGCTTTGAATCGCTTTCTTCGCGCTAACCACCGCCAACTCGCAAGCGAGATGTTCCCTAACCTCAACAGTCGCTATCGCATTCCCATACCTGAAGATTCCGACACCACCCAAATGGCATCTGTCAAGGTGACAACCCTGCCTGAAGTGTCAAAAGAACTGTTCGAGATGATTGAATTAGAAGATGAGGAAGATGAGGAGTTGCTTTCTACGAAAGCTATGCCGACTCTCAGAGATGATTTGGTGCCGGAAAATTCTTTCCTCAGCATCGGTATGGTGTCCTGGGAGACGGTGGAGCATCTGCGGACAACCCTGGGACACAATGAATTAGCCGACAAAGTAGTAACAGGGGGAGATGGGTTGCCAGTTATTTTGATCCAAACCTCACGTCCCAAGGCTAAGACCATGATTGAGAAAATTCAGGCGGGCGGGGGAGTCAAAGGGATTTTCTTTAATCCGGGTGAAGACCCGTTTGATGACAATAGCTACGATTTGGGAATCATACAGACCAACAACGGGGAAATGTATCTGTTCGGGGAATTTATGGACGATGACCCAGTTCATCAGGAAGCTCGTAAGAAGTGGGACCGCAGGTGTAAGAAAACTAAGGGCTACTGTGGCGTGCTGATTACCAGGGGGTTAATGGGAGCTTCGCGGGGAAATCCCCAGTTACAAGATATGATGGCTTTGTTTGAGGCCCGATCGCTCTCCCATCAAGATTTGGGTTTAGGCACCCTGCAACGGATGCTTCAAATTGACTGGGAATAG
- a CDS encoding transposase: MLLGLLTKIKVNSSLRQSLAKHAGVARHAWNQGLALCQTVLEHNRSHPESQIKFPTAIDLHKWLVASIKPQNTWYYEVIKCAPQYALRHLSEAFKQFFKGIKGLTKFKKKGHCDSFTLDGSIHIEHQSIKVPILGKLKTFERLPVGTKPKSVTISRKADRWFISFKIERQSQSTPKKRDVVGVDLGIKTLATLSTGEIFTGAKSYQKAKHKLAKLQRIVARRQKGSANRFKAVKALARLHQKIANIRLDTLHKLTNYLSKNHAVVGIEDLNVSGMMANHCLAASIGDMGFYEFRRQLEYKCPLYGSKLVVIGRFKPSSKTCSNCGKVKEVLELSERVYQCDCGLELDRDLNAAINIEKLTREVLSCLLVDGVLPTVPDETGSFC; the protein is encoded by the coding sequence ATGCTACTGGGATTATTAACCAAAATCAAAGTCAACTCTTCGCTGCGGCAATCTCTAGCCAAACACGCAGGCGTAGCACGTCACGCCTGGAATCAAGGTTTGGCTTTATGTCAAACTGTCTTAGAACACAACCGTTCTCATCCAGAATCCCAAATTAAATTCCCCACAGCCATTGACCTCCATAAATGGCTAGTAGCATCAATAAAACCCCAAAATACTTGGTATTACGAAGTAATCAAATGCGCCCCCCAATATGCCTTAAGGCATTTATCAGAAGCATTTAAACAGTTCTTCAAAGGTATAAAAGGGTTGACTAAATTCAAAAAGAAAGGTCACTGTGACTCATTTACTCTAGATGGTTCAATCCACATAGAACACCAGAGCATCAAAGTACCAATATTAGGAAAGCTAAAAACTTTTGAGCGATTACCAGTAGGGACAAAACCGAAATCAGTCACCATTAGCAGAAAAGCAGACCGCTGGTTTATCTCATTTAAAATAGAAAGACAGAGCCAATCAACACCAAAAAAACGGGATGTAGTGGGAGTAGACTTAGGAATAAAAACCCTAGCTACCCTATCGACAGGAGAGATATTTACAGGTGCGAAGTCTTACCAAAAAGCCAAACATAAATTAGCCAAACTCCAACGCATTGTAGCACGTCGTCAAAAAGGTTCAGCCAACAGGTTTAAAGCAGTCAAAGCCTTAGCTCGTCTGCATCAAAAGATAGCCAATATCCGATTGGACACATTACATAAACTAACTAACTACTTAAGCAAAAACCACGCGGTAGTAGGAATTGAGGATTTAAATGTGTCAGGCATGATGGCTAATCACTGTTTAGCTGCATCGATAGGAGATATGGGATTTTATGAATTCCGTCGCCAGTTAGAATATAAATGTCCCTTGTATGGCAGTAAGTTAGTAGTGATTGGCAGGTTTAAGCCAAGTAGTAAAACCTGTTCAAATTGCGGAAAAGTCAAAGAGGTTTTGGAGTTATCAGAACGAGTTTATCAATGTGATTGTGGGTTAGAATTGGATAGAGACTTGAATGCCGCAATTAATATCGAGAAATTAACGCGGGAAGTTCTCTCGTGTCTGCTTGTGGATGGGGTGCTGCCGACAGTCCCAGATGAAACAGGAAGTTTTTGTTAA
- a CDS encoding HesB/IscA family protein encodes MTSATQSQQKGIQITESAVRQVGFLREKQGKDLYLRVGVRQGGCSGMSYMMDFIDPSSIRPDDDVFDHDGFQLVCDRKSLLYLYGLVLDYSDAMIGGGFQFTNPNASQTCGCGKSFAV; translated from the coding sequence ATGACATCAGCAACTCAGTCTCAGCAAAAGGGTATTCAGATCACGGAATCTGCCGTCCGACAAGTGGGATTTTTGCGGGAGAAACAAGGAAAAGACCTCTACTTGCGGGTAGGCGTGCGCCAAGGCGGCTGTTCTGGGATGTCATACATGATGGATTTCATAGATCCCAGTAGCATTAGACCCGATGATGATGTTTTTGACCATGATGGCTTCCAGTTGGTTTGCGATCGCAAAAGCCTTCTTTATCTATACGGTCTCGTTCTTGACTACAGCGATGCTATGATTGGCGGTGGCTTTCAATTCACCAACCCGAATGCCAGTCAAACCTGTGGCTGTGGCAAGTCTTTTGCCGTCTAA
- a CDS encoding tetratricopeptide repeat protein, with product MTQESIEDLFESSLERYKAGVGPETLIPVFKDICDRAPKNSAAWTCLAWLYLLQNQPTQAYKAAQKAVKLSPQDPQARINMASAMLENNQTGVRQQIELVKQVLGFDAELRREIQENVEEGLSRKPDWNSLKRIHNWLFDS from the coding sequence ATGACTCAAGAATCGATTGAAGATCTTTTTGAATCTAGTCTCGAACGCTACAAAGCAGGAGTTGGGCCGGAAACGCTCATTCCCGTTTTTAAAGATATTTGCGATCGCGCTCCGAAAAATAGTGCCGCTTGGACTTGTTTAGCTTGGTTGTATCTGTTACAAAACCAACCAACTCAGGCTTACAAAGCAGCTCAAAAGGCAGTTAAATTAAGTCCGCAAGACCCACAAGCACGGATCAATATGGCATCTGCCATGCTGGAAAACAATCAAACTGGTGTGCGGCAACAAATCGAACTTGTCAAGCAGGTGCTGGGCTTCGATGCTGAGTTGCGCCGCGAGATCCAGGAAAATGTTGAAGAAGGTTTAAGTAGAAAACCGGATTGGAACAGTCTCAAACGCATTCACAACTGGCTGTTTGACTCTTAG
- a CDS encoding TIGR01777 family oxidoreductase — protein sequence MKVAITGATGFVGSRLVERLHAEGNRVLVLTRNPERARKVFPSNNFPNVEIVAYTPRESGEWQKSISGCDGVVNLAGESLAEGRWTPERKEAIMDSRKIGTQKIVEAISQANPKPTVLVNPSAIGYYGTSETATFDETSPAGDGFLASVCETWETEAQKVKDLDVRLVILRVGIVLGMGGAIAKMLPPFKLFAGGPIGSGRQWFSWIDREDLVNLILSSLRRPDIEGVFNATAPNPVRMAEFSHTLGQVLKRPSWLPVPGFALEVLLGDAAVVVLEGQQVLPKRTLQSGFEYQYPKLKLALENILTS from the coding sequence ATGAAAGTAGCGATTACGGGTGCAACAGGATTTGTCGGCAGTCGCTTGGTAGAGCGGCTGCACGCTGAAGGAAATAGGGTGTTGGTCTTGACTCGCAACCCAGAACGTGCTAGGAAAGTTTTTCCTAGCAATAACTTTCCGAATGTGGAAATCGTTGCTTATACGCCAAGGGAATCGGGTGAGTGGCAAAAAAGTATCTCCGGTTGTGACGGGGTGGTAAATCTGGCTGGGGAATCCCTGGCGGAAGGTCGCTGGACGCCAGAACGCAAGGAAGCGATTATGGATAGCCGTAAGATTGGCACCCAAAAAATTGTGGAGGCAATTTCTCAGGCTAATCCGAAACCGACGGTGTTGGTGAATCCTTCAGCGATCGGCTACTATGGCACTAGCGAAACGGCTACTTTTGATGAAACCAGTCCGGCTGGTGATGGTTTTCTGGCTTCTGTTTGCGAAACTTGGGAAACTGAAGCTCAAAAAGTAAAAGATTTGGATGTTCGACTGGTAATTCTGCGCGTTGGGATTGTTTTGGGGATGGGAGGTGCGATCGCAAAAATGCTACCTCCATTTAAACTGTTTGCAGGTGGGCCGATTGGCAGCGGTCGTCAGTGGTTTTCTTGGATCGATCGCGAAGACCTCGTTAACCTAATTTTGTCCTCCCTGCGCCGTCCCGACATTGAGGGCGTCTTCAATGCTACAGCCCCCAATCCTGTGCGTATGGCTGAGTTCTCCCACACTTTAGGGCAAGTTCTCAAGCGTCCTTCCTGGCTACCTGTACCTGGTTTTGCTTTAGAAGTGCTATTGGGAGATGCTGCTGTAGTCGTTTTGGAAGGTCAGCAGGTTTTGCCTAAACGCACTTTGCAGTCTGGCTTTGAATATCAATATCCTAAGTTGAAGCTTGCTTTGGAAAACATTTTGACCTCATAG